The Methanococcus voltae nucleotide sequence GCTGCACATGAAATAATGATATCCGCATCTTTTCCATGTTCCAAAGCTTTTTCAAGCATGTTTTCAGCGGATGTAGCTTTAATAGTATCCACATAATATGGCATATCAATACCATTACCCATTATAACTTTTACGTTATGTCCTGCCTTACAAAAAGCTTCTGCTAAGGATTTAGCAGTCTTACCCGAAGATAAATTTGAAATTACCCGTACTTTGTCGATAAATTCTACAGTACTACCACCTAAAATTAAAATATTCTTTTTAGGCATTACTTTATTTTTAACTTTTAAAGCCACATTTGAATTTAATTCTATTTTATTTTCATCTAAATTTTCTAAAGTATCCAATTCTTCCGAATCTTCGGCTATAACTGCATCATTTTCTTCACTATTGTTGAATATATCAATTACATATTTAGAAACTTCATATATGGATAAAACTTTAGCTTTTTCTTCTTCCATCTTTGAATTTGTTACATATACTTTTTCTTCAGCACTTAATTGTTTTACATGTTTCCATATTGTGTCAACCATGTTTTCGTGCATTGCTGGAACGAGTATTAACGGTTTTTTATTAAAAAACACTGTTGCAGTAGTTGTAACAATATTATCTGCGATTCTTAAGTTTATTTTACTTATTGCGTTTGCAGTAGCTGGATAAACTACCATTGCATCACAATGATGATATAGTCCCACATGTTCGATATTTCCTGTTATTTCACTATATATTTGATTACCACAACCAAAAATTAGTGCAGCTTTTCCGACTATCTTTTCAGTTTCGGGAGTATAAATACACTCTACATCGGCACCATGCCTTATTAATTCCCTCATTAATCTCGGTGCTTCTATAGCCGCTATAGACGATGTAACTGCCACCAATATAGTTTTACCATCTAACAATCTTGACTTTTCGTATTTTATAGACTTTGTCGGGTGCATTAAATTACTGTACATAATATCGTACTCCTTTTTAAGTAACGTAATATGGTTAAGA carries:
- a CDS encoding phosphopantothenoylcysteine decarboxylase, which encodes MHPTKSIKYEKSRLLDGKTILVAVTSSIAAIEAPRLMRELIRHGADVECIYTPETEKIVGKAALIFGCGNQIYSEITGNIEHVGLYHHCDAMVVYPATANAISKINLRIADNIVTTTATVFFNKKPLILVPAMHENMVDTIWKHVKQLSAEEKVYVTNSKMEEEKAKVLSIYEVSKYVIDIFNNSEENDAVIAEDSEELDTLENLDENKIELNSNVALKVKNKVMPKKNILILGGSTVEFIDKVRVISNLSSGKTAKSLAEAFCKAGHNVKVIMGNGIDMPYYVDTIKATSAENMLEKALEHGKDADIIISCAAISDYAPYEEVEGKLNSDLEEKTIKLVKTPKVIYELKKNYPDKIIIGYKAEYNLKKSELMEKALDRLYKYGIDAIIANDLSKHYFGDDYNDVLVIDTYNTNGVNLKGSKDEIASKIVKYISKFL